The sequence GACCGCACACGGCTTTTTTCGTGGGACAATATCACCTGGCAAGTGCGCGCCGATGGGCAAGAGGAGGATGAAGAAGTTGATTTATCCGACCCTGAGGCCATCATCCCCGCCCACCCAGGCGAGGCGGGGAAACTAACCCTCGCGGGGATTGATAGCGATGGCGATGGGATTCGTGATGATTTGGAGTTGGCGATTTACGAGCGATTCCCTGGTGAGCCGCTACGCGATTTGCGTTATGCGCTTTATCAACATGCCCAGATGTTACAAGAAACGTTACTGGCTACCGACAGCGGTGATACCGATCGCATTGAAGCGGCGGGCGATCGACAGAGTTCATCAGGCAGCTGTTTATTCTATATGAGAGAAAAGGCGCTTGAGGCCGAGCTGATTGACCACGCAACACGTTTGGATATAAGACGTTGGTTACAAACACTGCTGATTGATACATCAGCGCGTGCGGCAGCTTATAGCGACTATAACCAATACTGGAGTGGACGTGTACTTTCTTTGCCACCCACGACTGGTCAGGATTATGAATATTGCGAGTTTGAATTAGAGGGGGAATATCAATGATTACGTTAAAAAAACGGTTACCCCTTATGCGAATGGCTTCGCGACGTTTTCTATCATCTACCCTGTTGGTTACGCTACTGTCTGTGGCGCTACCTAGCACTGCCAATGAAAATAATCATTGTGGGCAAGCAATGACAATTTTCTTTGGTAATGGGGTTTGGAATTCACGTGAAGATGCTTATGATAGTTTGGATACGGTTAGAAATGTTTACAAGGACGCGTTAGCTGAAGACTACCCCGATATAGCGTTTGACTTTGAACTTGCCTATAATCATAATCAGGGAACAGTGGCAGATCTCTGGGAAGTACTGCTTCAAAAAATCATCGAAGACCCGAGAGTAGAAATAGGTAAAATGACTGCCGAGCAGTATGTCAACTACTACATTTCTACCTAGCTATGCGAATACAGGCTGTGAACGATAGGGCTATTATCTGTGGCATTAATTCGATAGAATAGCCACTTGACCATTTGCAACACGTAAAGCACCCTAATGAAAATCGCAGTTATTGGTACGGGCATTTCTGGGATGGCAGTATCCTATTTACTCCATCCGCAGCACGATATAACGGTTTATGAGCAATCCGATTATATCGGCGGACATAGCCGAACACGCACAGTCCAACACGATGGCCAGACGATTGCCGTTGATACGGGGTTTATCGTATTTAACGCACGTAATTACCCGCATTTATGCGCATTATTCAAACATCTAGACATTCCCACTGCCAGCAGTAATATGTCATTTGGCGTGAGTATCGATAACGGCTGGTTAGAATACGGCACCAACCAACTCCTCGGGCTATTGGCGCAAAAGAAAAACCTATGCCGCCCTAAATTTTATCGCTTGCTAGCTGATATTTTACGGTTTAATCGCCAAGCAAAACGCTACGTAGAAAAAAACCCACAAGCCAGCATGGCGCAATGCCTCACCGATTTACGGCTAAGTAATTGGTTTCGTGATTACTATTTACTGGCAATGGGAGGCGCAATCTGGAGCACCCCATCGACTGAGATGCTTGCCTTTCCAGCCAAAACGCTGATTCAATTTTTTGACAATCATGGATTGCTCACGGTCAACGACCAACCGCAATGGCATACAGTACTCGGCGGCAGCCAAACCTACATCAAAAAACTAACCGCTTCATTTTCGCATCGCATCCGCCTAAACACAGGCGTTAAGCGGGTCAAACGACTACCTGATGGCGTTGCGGTGATTGATTGCCTAGACCAGACAGAACACTACGATCAGGTTATTTTTGCCTGCCATAGCGATCAAGCCCTTGCCATGATTGCGCAACCAACCGCAGCAGAAACGTCCGTACTTGGGCGCATTCGCTACCAACCGAATCAAGCCGTCCTGCATACGGATGCGCGATTGATGCCACATCACCAATCGGCTTGGTCAAGCTGGGTCTATTTATCCCGCTCGCAAACTAATCCGCAAACTAATCTGCAACCCACCTCACCAACGCACCCAGCCAACGGCGTTAGCCTCACGTATTGGATGAATAATTTACAACCGCTAGGCACGGCCAAACCGCTCTTTGTCACGCTAAACCCAGCCGAGCCACCCGATGCCCGCCTGATTTATGACACGCATACGTTTCATCACCCGCTGTTTGACGCCGATGCCATCGCCGCCCAACAAGCGCTCGCCAGCATACAAGGCACTGACAAGCTGTGGTTTTGTGGCGCTTGGCAACGCTACGGATTTCACGAAGATGGGCTATTAAGCGCGGTTAACCTCGCGCGTCAATTTGGGGTAACGCCGCCTTGGGAAGCGTTATGAAAGACGCTGCTGTGAAAGACGCTGCGGAAAACGCTGAAAAAGACAGCCCACTGACCGAGACGCTGACTACGCCCTGCCTTCAGTCGCCAAACGCTCAGTCGCCAAACGCTCAGTCACCAAACACTCAGTCGCCGTGCGCTCAGTTTTCCTGCCCTCAGTTACTCTCAGCGCGGGTAATGCACCAGCGCCTAGACCCCAAAAAAAATGGGTTTTCCTATGGCGTGTATTATATCGCCATCCCGTTAGCCTCGATTGCAAATGGTCGCCTTGGCAAGATCATGCCCGTTAATCGCTTTGGATTACACAGCTTTTACAGCAAAGACCACGGCTACCGCGACAACCGTTCGCTACAAACATGGATTGACGATAGATTATCCGAGCATGGCATCGCGTTACCCCATCAGGTAGTACTAATTACCATGCCACGTATTTTGGGCTATGTATTTAACCCCGTGAGTTTTTGGCTGTGTTACAATCAAAATAACGAACTTTACTGTACAGTAAACGAAGTAAACAATACGTTTGGCGAGACACACAGCTATCTGTGCCACCCCCAAAACGGGCAGCCCATCGACAAAAACCAGTGGATGCAAGCCGACAAACAATTCCACGTCTCACCGTTTTTACCGCGCGAAGGCTATTACTGGTTTCGCTACCACATCACCGCCAAACACGCCCAAATCCAAATCGATTATTATGGTAAAAATAACCAAAAAACCTTAATCACGACCGTCAATGGCGCGTTTTCGCCGTTATCTCGGGCGAGCCTTCGCCGTGCTTGGTACAAAACACCGCTGCTTACGATTAAGGTGATAACACTGATTCATTACCAAGCCTTAAAAATCCTCGGCAAAAAAATTCGCCACATTAAAAAGCCCGACCCACACGACAGAAAAACCACCAAAAATCAGCGTTAACCGCATTAGTCGCGTTGGTTAACAACCGCTACAAACAAACGCTACGGCCAAATAATCCCAGCGCAAACACCCTCTTTCGTGTTCTTTAAATAGGCTTCACCGTCGTGTAATGACATGATTTCTCGAACAAAACTAAGACCCAGCCCTGTGCTTTTATGTAGACGATGATTTGATTGCAATGAAAAAAATCGTTCAAATGCCCTGTCAAGCACATAGTCTTCAAGCACTACGCCTTCATTAATCACCTGTAAATGATGGCGGTTATTATCCATCCGATAAGCCAGTATTATGTCGCCTTGATCAGGGGCATTCTCTAAGGCATTATCTAGCAAATTAGCGATAGCTTGTCGAATCAACAGGCTATCACCTGAAACATTTTGTGTATCAGGCATTTCAACGGCAACGGCTAATCCATAATCCTGAATAATCGACGCCCTTTCAGACAATAACTGCTCAACGACTGCGGACAAATCAAAGGTATCGATTATATCGAGTTTATTTTTACTCTCCAATTTGGCCAAATCCAGCATTCGTTCTACCAACTTTTGCATCCGTTGATTCGATATTTGGATATTATTGATAAACCGCAGTTGCTCTGATTGAGGTACGCCTTCGGCCAATAACTCAGCGGCAGCGCCAACCGCGGTTAGCGGCGTTTTTAATTCATGCGTCAAACCATGAATATAGTGCTCAACATATTCTTTACCATCTAATTCCTCGCGCATCTGTGTCATCGCCTTGGCGAGCTTATCAAACCGTTTATCCAAAAAACGAGGCGGCGGTGTTTTTTGGCCACGTGTCATCCTATTGGCATAATTAACCAACCGCGAAATCGCGTGTGTAAACCCATAGCTAACTAAATACGCCAATACAATCGCAATAGTGACAAGCAATAACGCATAGTCTTTTAAGTTATCTATTTCAACCGCCAGCAACTGCTCAAGCGGGCGAATCGGCTTGACAACACTCAACACACCGACGATTTCATTATCAATACGAATCGGCGCCGCTACAACCATGATTTTTTCATCCCCTTCAGCGGTTTTATCGTCATAACGAAAACTACTGCGCGCGCCGTACTGCCCTTGTAATGTCAGATTGACATCGCGCCACTGCGAAAAATCTTTGCCTTCATTTCTATTGGTCGAATCATAGACAACAACCCCTTGACGATTGGTCACATAGATTTCCAAATCAATTTCATCTTTATAGAGACTGTAAATTGTTGCATTTAACCGACGTTTATAGCTGTCTTCAAATAACTGAGACATTTGCGCCGTGTCTAACACTTGATCACGAAATTCATGCTCTAAAAAGGTAGCCAGTAAGTTTGCCGTATCGACCAATACGGTCTCTGAGGATTGTTGAAATGCGGTTTTTAACTTGTCAGAAGCCTTATCTAAAATAAACCACGACAACCCACCTATCACGATAAAATAAACAACAAACGCACGAAAACTAAAGCTCATCTTCATCATGAAGCCAACGAATAACCAAACCCGCGATGCGTCACAATCGGAATGTCATCCGCATCAATGGATTTAAGCTTTTGTCGTAGGCTTTTGATATGCGTATCAATCACTCGGTCATCAGAAGGATGGTTTGATGTCCACACTTGTTCTATTAGCTGACGGCGTGAATAAATCCGCTTAGGGTACTTAATGAGCGTTGATAGCAACAAATATTCACTGCGAGTAAGCGCCAAATCATGCCCGCGGTAAGCGATTTTCATTAATTGTTCGTCTAGCAGAAAGGGGGTGTTTTTTGACCCCTCATCGGATGCCGCCATTGCCTGAGAAACCGCCTGAGTCGACAGCTCAGGAGCATTATCCATTGTTTGGCTGCGCTTTAGTATATTTCGCACCCTAGCAACGACTTCCCGAGGACTAAATGGTTTGGTCACATAATCATCCGCGCCGATTTCTAGGCCAACAATTCGATCAATTTCTTCGGATCGCGCGGTCAAAAACATGGTTGGAATGTCATATTGCTGCCGTATGGTTTTAAATAGCTCAAAACCACTGGCATCGGGCAAACCAACATCCAAAATAATAAATTCCGTTGGCGTTGATGCTAAATGCACTAACGCCGATTTAGCATCCATCACCCAAGTCGGGTGCATGCCTTCGGCGGTTAAGGCATAAAGCAGTGTGTCGGCAATTTCTGCCTCATCTTCGATAATTAAAACCGTTGTTATCATCACTATTGCGTCATTATTATTGGGATGTTTTTGGAGCCAACAGTATACACAACCACCCTATCACTTGTCTATTTTTAAAATAATCAAAGTATTGGGCTGACAGCATGACGATGATAGCATGGTAATGACATGCATGGTAATGGTCGCATAGTGATGGTCTTGTTATCTGTCGAATCTTCATCTAATTCACACATAAGGCACACATAAGGCACACACAGGGCACACAGATTTTACAAAATCATTTGCAACAATAATACCAACCAACCACTACTCGGAGACCATTATGCAAATCAATCGAATTTTCATCAGAAGCACCTTGTTAATATCAAGCGTTATTATTCAGCTCACGCATGCAGCAAATAACGATAATATGACCGCTCGTTTAATGCTAGCAGACCAGTCCAATCAATTTAACCAACCTGCGTTATTATTGAATACCGAGATTAGCGGTGAAATAAACGGCATGATTGCGACAATGACGCTGACTCAGACATTTCAAAATACCAGCAATGAGTGGATGAATGGACAATATGAATTCCCACTATCAGACAAAGCCACCATTGACAGCCTAACGATGACAACAGACAATACGGTTATTCGTGGCATCGTCAAAGAAAAAGCACAAGCCAAACTCGCATTTGAAGCCGCTAAAGATAAAGGGAAAAAAGCTAGTCTATTAACACAAAGCCGTCCCAATCTATTTACTATGTCGCTAGCCAACATCGCACCCAACGCCGAAGTCATCACCGAAATTACGTGGATTACCATGGTTGACTACCGCAATGGGCAGTTCTCTCTACGACTACCCACTACATTTACCCCACGTTATTCAGCACAGAGGCTAGACACTGGAGCGGGTGATTTTGCTTTTGCCACACACATGAATGAAACAGACACCCATCAATTTAGCCTCAACCTTCATTTAGCACTTAATTTGCCTATAGAAAACATTCACAGCGCAACACACGACATTCGCGTTGATTCCATTGGTGACAGCCACCAAATCGAGCTGAGTAATGGGACAGAGCCGCTCAATCGCGATATGGTAATTCATTGGGAACCAATGGCAGGATTCAAGCCTAGCGCTGCTATCGCGTCTGAACAACAAGATGACGCTTATTACTACGCTATGATGATTATGCCACCCGTGAAAAACATTGTTTCTACCCTGCCCAAAGCGGTGACGTTTATTATTGATACGTCAGGTTCAATGGCAGGTGATTCAATACAACAAGCAAAACGCGGATTACTGGCGGGTTTAGATTCCTTATCAGGGCAAGATGTTTTCAACATTGTTGCGTTTGACAGCCATGCCACCCGCCTTTTTGACGAAGCACAAACCACAAACTCACACCATATGGCAACGGCCAGGCGTTTTGTCAACCAGCTACAAGCCGATGGCGGCACAGAAATGTTACCCGCTCTTCAATTAGCGTTTTCACAGCCTGAGAATCTCGGCTATCTACAACAGATTATCTTTATCACGGATGGTGCAGTTGCCAATGAAGCACAGCTATTTAACTATCTATCCAAACACTTAGGCGATGGCCGTTTATTTACGGTGGGCATTGGGAGCGCACCCAATCAACATTTTATGTCTGGCGCCGCCAAATACGGACGTGGTAGCACGATTAATATCGCTAATTTAAACGAAGTCGATACCGAAATGACCGCCTTATTTGATAAAATTTCCCGCCCCATGATGCGCGATATCAGCATTGATTTACCTTTTAATGATTCCGTTGAAATCTATCCCAAAAAAATCCCCGACTTATACACAGCCGAACCGATTTTATTAACCCTTAAATCAGCAAACCCCATTGATGTAGTGCGTATCAATGGCAAGCTTGGCGATGAAAATTGGGCAAGTGAAGTGAATACGGATAGCCCCAATAGCGGACAAACCAAAAACATCCATAAAATTTGGGCAAAAAACAAAATCGCGGATTTTAATGAACAATCCGTGCTTTACAGCCTACCCTTGGATGATTTCAAAGACGATATTATTCACATTGGTATCGCGCATCAGATAGTGACACCGTTTACTGCCTTCGTTGCCATAGAAGAAAAAATCTCAAAACCAACCAATGAAATGGCCAAATCCGAAACCATTGCCAATTTAGCACCGAAAAATAGTTTACTCTATGCCCCGTCAACCGCAACCAACGCAACATTGCAACTATTGATTGGACTATTATTTTTAACGCTGGCAATGATTTATTATTTTAAAAACGCTGAAAAACAGGACAAGGTAGCGCCATGAAACGACGAAAAATTTTTGTCTTAGCCGTATTTGTTATTATGGGCATGTCACAGCTAGGCAGCGGCTTATACACTCAAGCCAAAGCACAAGTCGCCAACTGGTTAATTAGCGAGTCCTGGCAGGAACGTAATCATCATGAAGCCCCCCAAAAACCCTGGCCGTGGGCAGATACTTGGGTGGTCGCTCGCCTCAGTGTTCCACGCCTAGGCATCAATCAATTTGTCATGCAAGATGTCAGCGGTGAATCGCTGGCATTCGGGCCTGGCGCAACTGATAATATTCGCACAAATGGCTATAATATTTTAGCTGGTCACCGTGATACCCACTTTAATTATTTGGACGAGCTGCAAGTAGGCGATTACCTTGAAATTGAAAATATCTCTGGGGAAACAATCATTTATCAAATGACGACAAGCCAAGTGATAGACGTCCGTGATGGTCCTTTACGCTTTGATGCTAACCGCACGGGGCTGTCATTAATTACTTGTTGGCCCATGGATGCCATCGTGCCTGGCGGGCCGCTACGGTATGTGGTATCTGGACAGCAAGTATCATCAATCAGCCAAGTGACACCCCTACTGTCCTATTCCCGCTAATTAGCTGATTAGATAGTCTTATGATTTTATTGATTAAAAAACGGGTTCACTTACGATAAACCTTGGATGGCAGGCTATCAATCAGCCTGCAAGGTTGCCTGTAATTGAAAATAACGCCCTTGCTGCTGCATCAACGCCTCATGCGAGCCTATCTCGACAATTTTGCCATCCGCCAAGACCACAATGCGATCCGCGTGGCGCACCGTCGACAGTCGATGGGCAATAATAATCGCCGTGCGGTCTTTAAACAGCACATCCAACGCCGATTGGATTGCGCGTTCTGATTGGGTATCTAGCGCCGAGGTTGCTTCGTCCATAATAATGATTGGCGCCGCTTTATAAAGCGCTCTCGCGATGGATAAGCGTTGTCGCTGCCCGCCCGATAGGCGTAGCCCAGATTCACCAATCAGCGTATCAAATCCTTGGGCTAATGTCTGGATAAAAGGCGTGGCTTGGGCTAATTCCGCGACCTGCTCCACCCGTTTCCTATCGATTTTATCCAGTGGCTCACCGTAGGCAATGTTGGCTGCCACGGTATCATCAAACAAAACCACGTCTTGACTCACATAGGCAATCTGTGCGCGCAAATTTTGCAACGACAATTGATGGATATCCACACCATCTAAATAAATATGCCCTGTACGCATCTCATAAAATCGCGGAATCAATGACACCAGTGACGATTTCCCGCTACCAGATGCACCGACCAATGCCACGGTTTCACCCGCTTCAATCGTTAGATTAAAGTCGTCTAATACCAACGCATCCGCTTCCGCATCCGCATCCGAATAAGCAAAACTAACCTGCGAAAAAACAAGCCGGCCTAACACGTTATCAGGTAAGGTTGCCTGATGCGTGGCATGAGCAGCATCTGTTTCTGTGGCTTCATCCAAATAGCAAAAAATACTCTCACTCGCGGCCAATCCGCGTTGAATTTCTTCGTTAATCCGCATGAGTTTTTTAATCGGTGACGGTAATAACCCCATCGCCCCGACAAACGCGAAAAACGCCCCAGGTGTGAGTTGGTTAGCCACGGTCTCGCGCGCCAACAGCCAGATGATTAAAGACAACACACAAACGATAATCCATTCGATTATCGGTGTGCTTAACGCCGTGGCGACTTCGCTTTTAATCGATGCACGGCGAATGGCATGGATAGCTTGGGTGAATTTATTCACCTCTTGTGCTTGGCTACGGTAGATTTTGACAATTTTATGGCCTTTGATGTTTTCATCCAAAATATGGTTCATCGCGCCCATATTGCCTTGGATACTTTGCGCCAACCGCCGCAATCGCTTGCTGACCAACACCACAATCCAGCCGACCAACGGCGCAATTACAAAAATAATCAACGTCATTTTCCAATTAACGTACAGCAAATACGACAAATACGCGATGACCATGACACCTTCTCGAACTAGCGTAATAATGGCGTTGGTGGCCGCCCCAGTGAGTTGCTGTACATCATAATTAAATTTGGATAGCGTTTGCCCTGAATTCACACGATCATAGTAACGACTAGGGAGCTGGTGCAAATGCCCAAACATCTGTTGCCGAAAATCAAATACAATTTGACTCGCAACCCAGCGCGAAGCATAACCGCTTAGAAAAAAACCAATCCCACGGACAAAGGTAATTAGTAATAAAAACCCAATCACGGCTTGAATTGCCCGCATGTCTTTACCAATTAATCCGTCGTCAATAATAGGCTGGATATTGGCGATATATAACGCATTCGTACTCGCATAAACGGCGGTTGCCAACAGCATTAGCGCGACCATCTTCCAGTAAGGCAATACATAGCCTAACAAGCGTTTATATAAAGTGACACTTTGTTTCA comes from Ostreibacterium oceani and encodes:
- a CDS encoding class GN sortase, with protein sequence MKRRKIFVLAVFVIMGMSQLGSGLYTQAKAQVANWLISESWQERNHHEAPQKPWPWADTWVVARLSVPRLGINQFVMQDVSGESLAFGPGATDNIRTNGYNILAGHRDTHFNYLDELQVGDYLEIENISGETIIYQMTTSQVIDVRDGPLRFDANRTGLSLITCWPMDAIVPGGPLRYVVSGQQVSSISQVTPLLSYSR
- a CDS encoding marine proteobacterial sortase target protein, whose protein sequence is MQINRIFIRSTLLISSVIIQLTHAANNDNMTARLMLADQSNQFNQPALLLNTEISGEINGMIATMTLTQTFQNTSNEWMNGQYEFPLSDKATIDSLTMTTDNTVIRGIVKEKAQAKLAFEAAKDKGKKASLLTQSRPNLFTMSLANIAPNAEVITEITWITMVDYRNGQFSLRLPTTFTPRYSAQRLDTGAGDFAFATHMNETDTHQFSLNLHLALNLPIENIHSATHDIRVDSIGDSHQIELSNGTEPLNRDMVIHWEPMAGFKPSAAIASEQQDDAYYYAMMIMPPVKNIVSTLPKAVTFIIDTSGSMAGDSIQQAKRGLLAGLDSLSGQDVFNIVAFDSHATRLFDEAQTTNSHHMATARRFVNQLQADGGTEMLPALQLAFSQPENLGYLQQIIFITDGAVANEAQLFNYLSKHLGDGRLFTVGIGSAPNQHFMSGAAKYGRGSTINIANLNEVDTEMTALFDKISRPMMRDISIDLPFNDSVEIYPKKIPDLYTAEPILLTLKSANPIDVVRINGKLGDENWASEVNTDSPNSGQTKNIHKIWAKNKIADFNEQSVLYSLPLDDFKDDIIHIGIAHQIVTPFTAFVAIEEKISKPTNEMAKSETIANLAPKNSLLYAPSTATNATLQLLIGLLFLTLAMIYYFKNAEKQDKVAP
- the creC gene encoding two-component system sensor histidine kinase CreC, with amino-acid sequence MMKMSFSFRAFVVYFIVIGGLSWFILDKASDKLKTAFQQSSETVLVDTANLLATFLEHEFRDQVLDTAQMSQLFEDSYKRRLNATIYSLYKDEIDLEIYVTNRQGVVVYDSTNRNEGKDFSQWRDVNLTLQGQYGARSSFRYDDKTAEGDEKIMVVAAPIRIDNEIVGVLSVVKPIRPLEQLLAVEIDNLKDYALLLVTIAIVLAYLVSYGFTHAISRLVNYANRMTRGQKTPPPRFLDKRFDKLAKAMTQMREELDGKEYVEHYIHGLTHELKTPLTAVGAAAELLAEGVPQSEQLRFINNIQISNQRMQKLVERMLDLAKLESKNKLDIIDTFDLSAVVEQLLSERASIIQDYGLAVAVEMPDTQNVSGDSLLIRQAIANLLDNALENAPDQGDIILAYRMDNNRHHLQVINEGVVLEDYVLDRAFERFFSLQSNHRLHKSTGLGLSFVREIMSLHDGEAYLKNTKEGVCAGIIWP
- the msbA gene encoding lipid A export permease/ATP-binding protein MsbA yields the protein MKQSVTLYKRLLGYVLPYWKMVALMLLATAVYASTNALYIANIQPIIDDGLIGKDMRAIQAVIGFLLLITFVRGIGFFLSGYASRWVASQIVFDFRQQMFGHLHQLPSRYYDRVNSGQTLSKFNYDVQQLTGAATNAIITLVREGVMVIAYLSYLLYVNWKMTLIIFVIAPLVGWIVVLVSKRLRRLAQSIQGNMGAMNHILDENIKGHKIVKIYRSQAQEVNKFTQAIHAIRRASIKSEVATALSTPIIEWIIVCVLSLIIWLLARETVANQLTPGAFFAFVGAMGLLPSPIKKLMRINEEIQRGLAASESIFCYLDEATETDAAHATHQATLPDNVLGRLVFSQVSFAYSDADAEADALVLDDFNLTIEAGETVALVGASGSGKSSLVSLIPRFYEMRTGHIYLDGVDIHQLSLQNLRAQIAYVSQDVVLFDDTVAANIAYGEPLDKIDRKRVEQVAELAQATPFIQTLAQGFDTLIGESGLRLSGGQRQRLSIARALYKAAPIIIMDEATSALDTQSERAIQSALDVLFKDRTAIIIAHRLSTVRHADRIVVLADGKIVEIGSHEALMQQQGRYFQLQATLQAD
- a CDS encoding NAD(P)/FAD-dependent oxidoreductase, whose product is MKIAVIGTGISGMAVSYLLHPQHDITVYEQSDYIGGHSRTRTVQHDGQTIAVDTGFIVFNARNYPHLCALFKHLDIPTASSNMSFGVSIDNGWLEYGTNQLLGLLAQKKNLCRPKFYRLLADILRFNRQAKRYVEKNPQASMAQCLTDLRLSNWFRDYYLLAMGGAIWSTPSTEMLAFPAKTLIQFFDNHGLLTVNDQPQWHTVLGGSQTYIKKLTASFSHRIRLNTGVKRVKRLPDGVAVIDCLDQTEHYDQVIFACHSDQALAMIAQPTAAETSVLGRIRYQPNQAVLHTDARLMPHHQSAWSSWVYLSRSQTNPQTNLQPTSPTHPANGVSLTYWMNNLQPLGTAKPLFVTLNPAEPPDARLIYDTHTFHHPLFDADAIAAQQALASIQGTDKLWFCGAWQRYGFHEDGLLSAVNLARQFGVTPPWEAL
- the creB gene encoding two-component system response regulator CreB — protein: MMITTVLIIEDEAEIADTLLYALTAEGMHPTWVMDAKSALVHLASTPTEFIILDVGLPDASGFELFKTIRQQYDIPTMFLTARSEEIDRIVGLEIGADDYVTKPFSPREVVARVRNILKRSQTMDNAPELSTQAVSQAMAASDEGSKNTPFLLDEQLMKIAYRGHDLALTRSEYLLLSTLIKYPKRIYSRRQLIEQVWTSNHPSDDRVIDTHIKSLRQKLKSIDADDIPIVTHRGFGYSLAS
- a CDS encoding DUF1365 domain-containing protein — protein: MKDAAVKDAAENAEKDSPLTETLTTPCLQSPNAQSPNAQSPNTQSPCAQFSCPQLLSARVMHQRLDPKKNGFSYGVYYIAIPLASIANGRLGKIMPVNRFGLHSFYSKDHGYRDNRSLQTWIDDRLSEHGIALPHQVVLITMPRILGYVFNPVSFWLCYNQNNELYCTVNEVNNTFGETHSYLCHPQNGQPIDKNQWMQADKQFHVSPFLPREGYYWFRYHITAKHAQIQIDYYGKNNQKTLITTVNGAFSPLSRASLRRAWYKTPLLTIKVITLIHYQALKILGKKIRHIKKPDPHDRKTTKNQR